CAACGACGCCATGGCGCACGGTGTGCTCGAATCGCTCGTCGTGGAGTCCGTCGGCATCGGCCTGACTCCCCAGCCTGGCCCCAGGGCGGACTGGCTCGGTCTCACAGCGGAATGGGAAGCGGATTTCCAGACGGCCGCGTCCCGCTGCTGGGAAGAGTGGGGGCTGGACTGCCGCCATTGGTGTGACGCCACGCGCCGTTTGAATATTTATGGCCTGCAGGCGCTCGCCTATTTCCAGTGGAAGCTGCTGGGGGTGGGCGTCTTCCAGGTCATAGCGAAGCCCCGGCCCGGAGCCCCGTTCTCTACGTGTCTCCTTCCCATCGACCCCTTCCGGCTCGTCACTCCCTGCGATCTGGCCGATCGTGACATCTACGACGGCGTCCAGATCGACGCGGACGGCGAGCCGGAAAAGGTCTGGATCCGCAAACCGGGCGCGCTGTCCATGCGCCCCCCTTCCTCCGACTGCGCATCCTACGACGTGTTCGACCAGAAAACCGGCCTGCCCAGGTTTCTTCTCGTGTGCGACGTGCGCAATGTTGCCGAGTACCGGCAGGATTCTCTGCTCGGACCGATGATCGGCGAGATCCGCCACTCCAACGACCTGGCGGAAGCCGCCGTTGTCGGCGCCATGGTGCGCAACCTCTTCACGCTCTTCATCAACGACTTCGGGCAAGGGGCTGTCGATCGCAACACGCCCTGGCATCAGCGGGTGATGGAGCTGGAGAAGGGGACCGTCCTGTTCGGATCCGGCAAGGAGAAGCCGACCTTTTTCCAACCGGACGCCGCTCCTTCCAGATACTCCGAGATGTTTGGGGCCATCATCGACCGGCTCGGCATGTCCACCGGCCGCGGCGCGGAAAACGTGCTGCGCAAGTTCCAGGCCAGCTACTCCGCCAGCAAGGCCTCCATGGAGAAGGCGGACCAGATCAACGAGTTCGAGCACCGGGTGCTCAACGACCAGTTCAACCAGCCGGTGTGGTCCTGGATCCTGTACGAGGCGACCCTGCGCGGCCGCGTGCCGCTCAAGGCGCAGGAATACCTGCGCAACCTCTACGCCTACAGCTGCTGCGAGCACCTGGCCCAGCCCATGCGCCAGATCGATCGGGAGAAGGCTGCCAAAGCCTCCGTGCTCGAACTGGGCAGCCACACCACCAGCTACCGGGAGATCTTCGGGCGCAAGGGGAACGACTGGCGGGCTGGTCTGCGCCAGGTGGCGAAGGAGAAGACATTCATTCGTGAACTCGAGACCGAATACGGCGTGGACATGAGCTCCTACACGATACCCGATTCCGTTTGGAAGGCGGATGAAGCGAGCGAGGAAGAGAATGAAAGCTAGAGCACCGAGAGCAGTCAACGCCCTGGTGGGCGAAGTCTGGGCGCTGGAGCCGAACAAGATGGAGCAGGTGGCGGACATTGCCCAGGCCATGTTCGAGGGCCGCGCCGGCAATGGCGAGCTCTTCGCGAAGCTGGCTGGGGAGTCCGGCAAGTCGGATCGGCCGTACGCCATCGTCAATCAAGTGGCTGTCGTTCCGGTCAACGGCGTGATCGCCCGCCGCATGAATATGTTTCAGTCCTTTTCCGGCGGCTGCAGCACAGAGCTTGTCGGCAAGCAGATCCGCCAGGCCGCGAATGATGACGACGTACGGGCGATCGTTCTGGACATC
This is a stretch of genomic DNA from Oceanidesulfovibrio indonesiensis. It encodes these proteins:
- a CDS encoding phage portal protein — encoded protein: MRKQLVSRRASRAKHARRHSASLQGALSNWTNSIVSRREAERQIERSAERALDLYHNDAMAHGVLESLVVESVGIGLTPQPGPRADWLGLTAEWEADFQTAASRCWEEWGLDCRHWCDATRRLNIYGLQALAYFQWKLLGVGVFQVIAKPRPGAPFSTCLLPIDPFRLVTPCDLADRDIYDGVQIDADGEPEKVWIRKPGALSMRPPSSDCASYDVFDQKTGLPRFLLVCDVRNVAEYRQDSLLGPMIGEIRHSNDLAEAAVVGAMVRNLFTLFINDFGQGAVDRNTPWHQRVMELEKGTVLFGSGKEKPTFFQPDAAPSRYSEMFGAIIDRLGMSTGRGAENVLRKFQASYSASKASMEKADQINEFEHRVLNDQFNQPVWSWILYEATLRGRVPLKAQEYLRNLYAYSCCEHLAQPMRQIDREKAAKASVLELGSHTTSYREIFGRKGNDWRAGLRQVAKEKTFIRELETEYGVDMSSYTIPDSVWKADEASEEENES